The Blattabacterium cuenoti genome includes a region encoding these proteins:
- a CDS encoding TraR/DksA family transcriptional regulator has translation MEEKREKRYSMEERKEFRKLILEKLEKAKKDFLILQDSFSNSQDNGTDDTYPTFKAFEEGSETLSKEQNAQIMEHLQKFIKSLNAALIRVENKDYGICRITKKLIPKGRLMAVPHTTLSIEGKRLVEKRDK, from the coding sequence ATGGAGGAAAAAAGAGAAAAAAGGTATTCTATGGAAGAGAGAAAAGAGTTTCGTAAACTTATACTTGAAAAATTAGAAAAAGCAAAGAAAGATTTCTTGATTCTTCAAGATTCTTTTTCTAATAGTCAGGATAATGGAACAGATGATACTTATCCTACTTTTAAAGCTTTTGAGGAAGGATCGGAAACTTTAAGTAAGGAACAGAATGCTCAAATTATGGAACACTTACAAAAATTTATAAAAAGTTTAAATGCTGCTTTAATTAGAGTAGAAAATAAAGATTATGGAATTTGCCGGATAACAAAAAAATTAATTCCTAAAGGACGTCTTATGGCTGTCCCCCATACTACTTTAAGTATAGAAGGAAAAAGACTTGTAGAAAAAAGAGATAAGTAA
- the ileS gene encoding isoleucine--tRNA ligase, protein MLKRFREYKKLDLNKITIEISQYWKKNKIIQNNFNFSNKKESFLYVLYEGPPSLNGKPGIHHILSRTIKDIFCRYHTLKGKKVFKKAGWDAHGLPIELNVEKEMGITKNDVGKKISVKEYNQICKNFVDKSLKEWLLFTEIIGYWIDLDDSFLTCDAKYIESVWWLIKNFYYKNFIYKGLAIQPYSPAAGTGLSHHELNMPGSYKKVEQISPFLKFKAKKNTLPKKLNNVLGDIYFLSWTTTPWTLPSNTALAVGYDIDYVLVSTYNAYTYCKENIVFSKKLIHRILPSNKFYSVSNNLELDIDISNDKKHNKIPYLIVEEFKGEKLIFSKYEQLLPWFKPYYNEKNAFQVIDGDFVNVDEGTGIVHISPTFGIEDFMIAKKYKVPPMLVLNEENVAVPLVDLQGRFLKNFPHGFGGKYVKRDLNPEGENLFSADQEIILFLEKKQKIFRTEKHVHFYPHCWRTEKPILYYPLNSWFFKTTEIKSKMILLNQKIKWHPGFTGKKRFDSWLKNTKDWNLSRTRYWGTPLPIWRTEKGDEEIVIGSIKELIMEIKKSIKYGFLSSNVFKDFILDDMSNENYDKIDLHKHILDEIILVSSKGEAMKRESDLVDVWFDSGAMPFAQFHYPFENKEYIDKNLLFPADFISEGIDQTRGWFFTLHVISSMLFNSISYKNVISTGLVLDKHGHKMSKSKGNTINPFDLISNYGPDAIRWYIIFNSEPWDNLKFNVEKIYTVINKFFGTLYNIYSFFALYANIDGFSYKEEESLNYTELDLWILSELNNLIKKSDDYYANYNPTKVARLISSFVLDKLSNWYIRLCRRRFWKEKYTENKISAYQILYKCLIVVAKLTSPIIPFFSEKLYLDLNSITNKENWKSVHLTSFPNYNPNLIDIELENRMFLIQRIISMVFSIRKKNRIKIRQPLQKGIILISDEKIRFQLEKSSEILMKEANVKKIEFSDSYKNLELVKHIKPNYQSLGPKFGKLTRSISNIIEKFTQEKIREVEKNKKCVIFLQNQKIHLFLEDVKITTEYIKNWSILFDHELTIALDLRITDSLLEEGFIRELIRYIQRLRKKRNYDVVQKIFIYIKTVQKIQSIVQKNKDFLCQETLSVDIFLQEKNMRRKEMEFFFVENFGEKLMLYIQIRKVENI, encoded by the coding sequence ATGTTAAAAAGATTTAGAGAATATAAAAAGCTGGATCTTAATAAGATAACCATAGAAATATCTCAATACTGGAAAAAAAATAAGATTATTCAAAATAACTTTAATTTTTCTAATAAAAAAGAATCATTTTTATATGTTTTGTATGAAGGGCCTCCTTCTTTAAATGGGAAACCAGGAATACATCACATATTATCTAGAACTATAAAGGATATTTTTTGCAGATATCATACTTTAAAAGGGAAAAAAGTATTTAAAAAAGCAGGCTGGGATGCTCATGGACTTCCTATAGAACTGAATGTTGAAAAAGAAATGGGAATTACTAAAAATGATGTAGGAAAAAAAATTAGTGTAAAAGAATATAATCAAATTTGCAAAAATTTTGTCGATAAATCATTAAAAGAATGGTTATTATTTACAGAAATAATAGGTTATTGGATAGATTTAGATGATTCTTTTTTAACTTGTGATGCAAAATATATAGAAAGTGTATGGTGGTTGATTAAAAATTTTTATTATAAAAATTTTATTTATAAAGGGCTTGCTATTCAACCTTATTCTCCTGCTGCAGGAACAGGACTGAGTCACCATGAATTAAATATGCCTGGAAGCTACAAAAAAGTGGAACAAATATCTCCATTTTTAAAATTTAAAGCTAAAAAAAATACTTTACCAAAAAAATTAAATAATGTTTTAGGGGATATCTATTTCTTATCATGGACGACTACTCCATGGACTCTCCCTTCAAATACAGCATTAGCCGTTGGATATGATATAGATTATGTTTTAGTCAGTACCTATAATGCTTATACTTATTGTAAAGAAAACATCGTCTTTTCTAAAAAATTAATTCATAGAATACTACCATCAAATAAATTTTATTCTGTTTCAAATAATCTTGAATTAGACATAGATATATCAAATGATAAAAAACATAATAAAATTCCTTATCTAATAGTGGAAGAATTTAAAGGAGAAAAATTAATCTTTAGTAAGTATGAACAATTATTACCTTGGTTTAAACCTTATTATAATGAAAAAAATGCATTTCAAGTTATAGATGGAGATTTTGTAAACGTAGATGAAGGGACAGGAATTGTTCATATATCTCCTACATTTGGGATAGAAGATTTTATGATAGCTAAAAAATATAAAGTTCCTCCAATGTTAGTTTTAAATGAAGAAAATGTAGCTGTTCCTTTAGTAGATTTGCAAGGTCGATTTTTAAAAAATTTTCCTCATGGATTTGGTGGGAAATATGTGAAAAGAGATTTGAATCCAGAAGGAGAAAATCTTTTTTCAGCAGACCAAGAAATAATCCTTTTTTTGGAAAAAAAACAAAAAATATTTAGAACAGAAAAGCATGTTCATTTTTATCCACATTGTTGGAGAACAGAAAAACCAATATTATATTATCCTTTAAATTCATGGTTTTTCAAAACTACAGAGATAAAAAGTAAAATGATTCTTTTAAATCAAAAAATAAAATGGCATCCTGGATTTACGGGTAAAAAACGTTTTGATTCTTGGTTAAAAAATACAAAAGATTGGAATTTATCTCGTACTAGATATTGGGGAACGCCACTTCCTATTTGGAGGACAGAGAAAGGAGACGAGGAAATCGTTATTGGATCAATTAAAGAATTGATTATGGAAATTAAAAAATCTATTAAATATGGATTCTTGTCTTCTAATGTGTTTAAAGATTTTATATTGGATGATATGAGTAATGAGAATTATGATAAGATAGATTTACATAAACATATTCTAGATGAAATTATATTAGTGTCTTCCAAAGGTGAAGCTATGAAAAGAGAGTCAGATTTAGTAGATGTATGGTTTGATTCTGGAGCTATGCCGTTTGCTCAATTTCATTATCCTTTCGAAAATAAAGAATATATCGATAAAAATTTGTTATTCCCTGCTGATTTTATTTCTGAAGGGATAGATCAAACAAGGGGATGGTTTTTTACTTTGCATGTTATTAGTAGTATGTTGTTTAATTCTATATCATATAAAAATGTAATATCAACAGGATTAGTTTTGGATAAACATGGACATAAAATGTCTAAAAGTAAAGGAAACACTATAAATCCTTTTGATTTAATCAGTAATTATGGTCCTGATGCAATACGTTGGTATATTATATTTAATTCTGAACCTTGGGATAATCTCAAATTTAATGTAGAGAAAATTTATACCGTAATTAACAAATTTTTCGGAACATTATATAATATCTATTCTTTTTTCGCTTTGTATGCTAATATTGATGGGTTTTCATACAAAGAAGAAGAGAGCTTAAATTATACGGAATTAGATCTTTGGATTCTTTCTGAATTAAACAATTTGATAAAAAAATCAGATGATTATTATGCTAATTATAATCCAACTAAAGTTGCTCGTTTGATTTCATCTTTTGTATTAGATAAATTGAGTAATTGGTACATAAGATTGTGTAGAAGAAGATTTTGGAAAGAGAAATACACAGAAAATAAGATTTCTGCATATCAAATACTTTATAAATGTTTGATTGTTGTAGCAAAGTTGACTTCTCCTATTATTCCATTTTTTTCTGAAAAATTGTATTTGGATTTAAATTCTATTACTAATAAAGAAAATTGGAAAAGCGTTCATTTAACTAGTTTTCCTAACTATAATCCAAATTTAATTGATATAGAATTAGAAAATAGAATGTTTTTGATTCAAAGAATAATTAGCATGGTTTTTTCTATTCGAAAAAAAAATAGAATTAAAATTCGTCAGCCTTTGCAAAAGGGAATCATTCTTATTTCTGATGAAAAAATACGTTTTCAATTGGAAAAATCATCCGAAATTCTTATGAAAGAAGCTAATGTGAAAAAAATAGAATTTTCTGATTCTTATAAAAACTTGGAATTGGTGAAACATATTAAACCGAATTATCAATCTTTGGGACCTAAATTTGGAAAATTAACTAGAAGTATTTCCAATATTATAGAAAAATTTACTCAAGAAAAAATTAGAGAAGTAGAAAAGAATAAAAAATGTGTGATTTTTTTGCAAAATCAAAAAATTCATCTTTTTTTAGAAGATGTAAAAATTACTACTGAATATATTAAAAACTGGTCTATTTTATTTGATCACGAATTAACAATAGCATTAGATTTACGTATTACAGATTCTCTTTTGGAGGAAGGCTTTATAAGAGAATTAATTAGGTATATACAAAGATTGAGAAAAAAACGTAACTATGATGTGGTTCAAAAAATATTTATATATATAAAAACTGTTCAAAAAATACAATCGATTGTACAAAAAAACAAAGATTTTCTTTGTCAAGAAACTCTTTCTGTTGATATTTTTTTACAAGAAAAAAATATGAGAAGAAAGGAAATGGAATTTTTTTTCGTAGAAAATTTTGGAGAAAAATTAATGTTATATATACAAATTCGAAAAGTCGAAAATATATAG
- a CDS encoding lipoprotein signal peptidase, which yields MKKIFLVVFSILLIDQILKIYIKTHFELGSGVFIFPFFCIFFVENPGMAYGFYLGTGYYGKILLSFFRFFLVSLIFLFLYKNVKKGSSSYLTIPTGLILSGAMGNFLDSALYGLLFNTGTVYSKEYHKWIPYLGISKINNFFVGGGYASFMKGCVVDMFYFPIIDTHFPNWIPFLGGTNFQFFKPVFNLSDMSIFIGVILLFIFKNRIKNAKIL from the coding sequence TTGAAAAAAATTTTTTTAGTTGTTTTTTCTATTTTATTAATAGATCAAATTTTAAAAATTTATATCAAAACCCATTTTGAATTGGGGAGTGGAGTATTCATTTTTCCTTTTTTTTGTATTTTTTTTGTGGAAAATCCTGGAATGGCTTATGGTTTTTATCTTGGAACTGGATATTATGGAAAAATATTATTAAGTTTTTTTCGTTTTTTTTTAGTTAGCTTAATATTTCTTTTTCTTTATAAAAATGTAAAAAAGGGATCTTCTAGTTATTTAACTATTCCTACTGGTTTGATCTTATCAGGAGCCATGGGGAATTTTTTAGATAGTGCTTTATATGGATTGTTATTTAACACAGGGACAGTTTATAGTAAAGAATATCATAAATGGATTCCTTATTTAGGAATATCTAAAATCAATAATTTTTTTGTTGGTGGTGGATATGCATCCTTTATGAAAGGATGTGTAGTCGATATGTTTTATTTTCCTATAATAGACACTCATTTTCCTAACTGGATTCCTTTTTTGGGAGGAACAAATTTTCAATTTTTCAAACCAGTTTTTAATCTATCCGACATGTCTATATTTATTGGTGTTATTTTATTATTCATATTTAAAAACAGAATCAAAAATGCAAAAATTTTGTGA
- the glmM gene encoding phosphoglucosamine mutase, giving the protein MTLVKSSSGIRGTLGGKAGEGFSPIDIIKFSAGYVSWMKRKYKRKKKYVIIFGRDGRVTSVLFQEFLIITFRSLGVDVINIGLSTTPTVGIAVMNEKADGGVMLTASHNPKNWNGLKMFNSCGEFLSEEDFQKLFYITEKENFRFSSYKKLGNLFHRKDYIQKHIEKILSLPIIDRNIIQKARLKIVIDGINSSGGIAVPILLKHLGVHVIEMHCDPHGDFVHNPEPIKKNLKEICNKVPEIKANLGISVDPDVDRVVFICENGDFFGEEYTLVSIADYVLENKLGPVVSTFSSSHALKDLAIKKGVPYHSTSVGEVHVIKKMKEVHAVIGGEGNGGIVYPELRYGRDALVGIALFLTQIAKLYNISLSKLKKKYSNFFMSKKKIQLSSHEKIKMLLKRIKKKYKGKKMNLSDGIKIDLLNNEWIHIRESNTENIIRIHTESFSKTRADFLAKEIVFEVKKL; this is encoded by the coding sequence TTGACACTTGTAAAATCTTCATCAGGAATAAGGGGAACATTGGGAGGAAAAGCAGGAGAAGGTTTTTCTCCTATAGATATAATTAAATTTTCTGCAGGATATGTTTCCTGGATGAAAAGGAAATATAAAAGAAAAAAAAAATATGTCATAATCTTTGGTAGAGATGGTAGAGTTACTTCTGTTTTATTCCAAGAGTTTTTAATAATTACTTTTAGAAGTCTTGGAGTAGATGTTATAAATATTGGTTTATCTACAACTCCTACTGTTGGAATAGCCGTTATGAATGAGAAAGCTGATGGAGGAGTCATGTTAACGGCTAGCCATAATCCTAAAAATTGGAATGGATTAAAAATGTTTAATTCTTGTGGAGAGTTTTTATCTGAAGAGGATTTTCAAAAATTATTTTATATAACAGAAAAAGAAAATTTTAGATTTTCCTCTTATAAAAAATTAGGAAATCTTTTTCATAGAAAGGATTATATTCAAAAACATATAGAAAAAATTCTTTCATTACCTATTATAGATAGAAATATTATTCAAAAAGCAAGATTAAAAATTGTAATAGATGGAATTAACTCATCAGGAGGAATAGCAGTTCCTATTCTTTTAAAACATTTGGGAGTTCATGTCATTGAGATGCATTGCGATCCTCACGGTGATTTTGTTCACAATCCTGAACCTATTAAAAAAAATTTAAAAGAAATATGCAATAAAGTTCCGGAAATCAAAGCAAATTTGGGGATTTCTGTGGATCCAGATGTTGATCGTGTGGTATTTATTTGTGAAAATGGAGATTTTTTTGGAGAAGAATATACTTTAGTATCCATAGCTGATTATGTATTGGAAAATAAATTGGGTCCTGTTGTTTCTACATTCTCTTCTTCTCATGCATTAAAAGATCTTGCTATAAAAAAAGGAGTTCCTTATCATTCTACTTCTGTAGGAGAAGTTCATGTTATCAAAAAAATGAAAGAAGTTCATGCTGTAATTGGAGGAGAAGGAAATGGAGGAATTGTTTATCCTGAATTACGTTATGGGAGGGATGCATTAGTAGGAATTGCTTTGTTTTTAACTCAAATAGCTAAACTCTATAATATTTCATTATCTAAATTGAAGAAAAAATATTCTAATTTTTTTATGTCGAAAAAGAAAATACAACTTTCTTCTCATGAAAAAATTAAAATGCTACTAAAAAGAATAAAGAAAAAGTATAAAGGAAAAAAAATGAATTTGAGTGATGGAATTAAAATTGATTTATTAAATAATGAATGGATACATATAAGAGAATCTAATACTGAAAATATTATTAGAATACATACAGAAAGTTTTTCAAAAACAAGAGCTGATTTCTTAGCAAAAGAAATTGTGTTTGAAGTAAAAAAATTATAA
- the mutS gene encoding DNA mismatch repair protein MutS → MNKNKNDNFYCEKKEETPLIKQYNDIKNKYPNTILLFQVGDFYEIFGKDAVKCSKILNIILTKRSSIHLAGFPYHSLNTYLPKLIRSGLRVAICDQLEEPKKGKNIVKRGVTELVTPGIAINENILKTKSNNFLASIHVGINNLGLSFLDISTGEFFITEDKKNNVLQYLKLFNPSEILFQRKEKKFFEQLLKNKYYTFLMEDWIFDYRFAYEKLISHFKTNSLKGFGIDDLKLGIVSSGVILSYLHNTQHFKIKHISNIRRIKKEEHMWIDDFTFQNLEIFHSLNKEGVPLINVLDHTITPMGGRLLKNWIIFPLINVFHIKKRHKIVQELYSNNSIRNFIKKKLKEIHDIERMISKMVIGKVSPREIYALHKSLISISKIKKNFLSQKSKVLVDLANSFQECNIISEKIVNTIQKNPPHQIEKGKENVIIKGFSKELDEIRLLYFSQKEYLEKLCKTEQLNTGINNLKIGYNNIFGYFFEVKTSKKYKVPSHWTQKQTLANSVRYITEELKNYELKILNAEQKIFSLEKEIFNNLIDQILEKIKHLQKNAKAIAELDVLCSFSNLALENNYIKPKINHSLKIDIKKGRHPVIEKQFISKISYIPNDIILNKLDQQIMIITGPNMSGKSAILRQTAIIILMAHIGSFIPAEYAEIGLIDKIFSRVGASDNISLGESTFMVEMNETASILNNISKRSFLILDEIGRGTSTYDGISIAKSIVEFLHENSFRPLTLFATHYHELNEMSSLFKRIKNYHVSVKKIDENIIFMRKLMVGGSEHSFGIHVAKISGMPIKIVDRAKKILKTLRNENNKKINKKKAFFLLKKILFSLKEIDHINSLSLEDAYVKMNEIKNLLDH, encoded by the coding sequence ATGAATAAAAATAAAAACGATAACTTTTATTGTGAAAAAAAAGAAGAAACACCATTAATCAAGCAATATAATGATATAAAAAATAAATATCCAAATACAATTTTATTATTTCAAGTTGGAGACTTTTATGAAATTTTTGGAAAAGATGCTGTTAAATGTTCTAAAATATTAAATATTATTTTAACGAAGCGATCTTCTATTCATCTAGCAGGGTTTCCTTATCATTCATTAAATACTTATTTACCAAAATTAATACGTTCAGGATTACGCGTAGCAATTTGTGATCAATTAGAAGAACCAAAAAAAGGAAAAAATATAGTTAAAAGAGGAGTTACTGAACTTGTAACTCCGGGTATAGCTATAAATGAAAATATTCTAAAAACAAAATCGAATAATTTTTTAGCTTCTATTCACGTGGGGATAAACAACTTAGGATTAAGCTTTTTAGATATTTCTACAGGAGAATTTTTTATAACGGAAGATAAAAAAAATAATGTATTACAATATTTAAAACTTTTTAACCCCAGCGAAATTCTTTTTCAAAGAAAAGAAAAGAAATTTTTTGAACAATTATTAAAAAATAAGTATTATACTTTTTTAATGGAAGATTGGATATTTGATTATAGATTCGCATATGAAAAATTAATATCCCATTTTAAAACCAATTCTCTAAAAGGGTTTGGAATTGATGATTTAAAATTGGGCATTGTTTCTTCTGGAGTAATATTGTCTTATTTACATAATACACAACATTTTAAAATTAAACATATTTCTAACATACGAAGGATAAAAAAAGAAGAACATATGTGGATTGACGACTTTACTTTTCAAAATTTAGAAATATTTCATTCTTTGAACAAAGAAGGAGTCCCTTTAATTAACGTTCTTGACCATACAATCACACCCATGGGAGGAAGATTATTGAAAAATTGGATTATTTTCCCTTTAATAAATGTATTTCATATAAAAAAACGTCATAAAATAGTTCAAGAATTATATTCCAATAATTCTATCCGAAATTTTATAAAAAAAAAACTTAAAGAGATTCATGATATCGAAAGAATGATTTCTAAAATGGTTATTGGGAAAGTCTCTCCTCGTGAGATATATGCACTTCATAAATCTTTGATTTCTATCTCTAAAATAAAAAAAAATTTTTTATCTCAGAAATCAAAAGTCCTTGTAGATCTTGCAAATTCTTTTCAAGAATGCAATATTATATCTGAAAAAATCGTTAATACCATACAGAAAAATCCTCCACATCAAATTGAAAAAGGAAAAGAAAATGTAATCATTAAAGGGTTTTCTAAAGAATTAGATGAAATTCGTCTTCTATATTTTTCGCAAAAAGAATATTTGGAAAAACTTTGCAAAACAGAACAATTAAATACAGGAATCAATAATTTAAAAATTGGATACAATAATATTTTTGGATATTTTTTTGAAGTGAAAACTTCAAAAAAATATAAGGTTCCATCTCACTGGACTCAAAAACAAACGTTAGCTAATTCTGTTAGATATATAACCGAAGAATTAAAAAATTATGAATTAAAAATTTTGAATGCTGAACAAAAAATATTCTCTTTAGAAAAAGAAATATTCAATAACTTAATTGATCAAATTCTAGAAAAAATAAAACATCTGCAAAAAAATGCAAAAGCAATTGCAGAATTAGATGTTTTATGCTCTTTTTCTAACCTAGCATTAGAAAACAATTATATCAAACCAAAAATTAATCACTCTTTAAAAATAGACATTAAAAAAGGAAGACATCCAGTAATTGAAAAACAGTTTATCTCAAAAATATCTTACATTCCAAATGATATTATTTTAAATAAGTTAGATCAACAAATTATGATCATAACAGGGCCAAATATGTCCGGTAAATCTGCTATTTTACGTCAAACAGCTATTATCATACTAATGGCTCATATTGGAAGTTTTATTCCAGCTGAATATGCAGAAATAGGATTAATAGATAAAATATTTAGCCGAGTAGGAGCTTCCGATAATATTTCTTTGGGAGAATCCACTTTTATGGTAGAAATGAACGAAACAGCAAGTATACTCAATAATATTTCTAAAAGAAGTTTTCTTATATTAGATGAAATAGGAAGAGGAACAAGCACTTATGATGGAATTTCAATAGCGAAATCTATTGTTGAATTTTTACACGAAAATAGTTTCCGACCTCTAACTTTATTTGCTACACATTATCATGAGTTAAATGAAATGAGTTCTCTTTTTAAAAGAATAAAAAATTATCATGTTTCCGTTAAGAAAATTGATGAGAACATTATTTTTATGCGGAAATTGATGGTTGGAGGAAGTGAGCATAGTTTTGGAATTCACGTGGCAAAGATATCTGGAATGCCCATAAAAATCGTTGATAGAGCAAAAAAAATATTAAAAACATTAAGAAACGAAAATAATAAAAAAATAAACAAAAAAAAAGCTTTCTTTTTATTAAAAAAAATTCTTTTTTCCTTAAAAGAAATAGATCACATAAATTCTCTTTCTCTTGAAGATGCATATGTCAAAATGAATGAAATTAAAAATTTATTAGATCATTAA
- the rplS gene encoding 50S ribosomal protein L19 translates to MLQYLIRYTENKFISKNKFPLFNSGDTITVFFEIKEGEKKRIQSFKGVVIKKQGKGLTKTFTIRKISIGIGIERIFIFNQPNIQKIEVNKKGKVRRSKIYYFRFLKGKKARVKS, encoded by the coding sequence ATGTTACAATATCTTATTAGATACACAGAAAATAAATTTATTTCTAAAAATAAATTTCCGTTATTTAATTCCGGAGATACAATTACTGTTTTTTTTGAAATTAAAGAAGGAGAAAAAAAAAGAATACAATCTTTTAAAGGAGTAGTTATAAAAAAACAGGGAAAAGGATTAACTAAAACATTTACTATTCGAAAAATAAGTATTGGGATAGGAATAGAACGTATATTTATTTTCAATCAACCAAACATACAAAAAATAGAAGTTAACAAAAAAGGAAAAGTTCGTAGATCTAAAATTTATTATTTTAGATTTCTTAAGGGAAAGAAAGCAAGAGTTAAAAGCTAA
- the guaB gene encoding IMP dehydrogenase, translating into MSLNKKILKEALTFDDVLLVPSFSSILPSEVSLKTYLTPDISLNIPILSAAMDTVTEFSLAISIAREGGIGIIHKNMSIKNQSEEVYRVKRSESGMIDDPITLSRNSTLKHAQYLMKRYQISGLPVIEKDHSLVGIITRRDIKYRTNLDSLVEEVMTRENLITSKKNITLEKAKNILLRERIEKLPIVDDNNKLVGLITIRDIDNLIEYPNACKDSRGRLRVGAAVGIDKQTLDRVESLVKVGADLITIDSAHGHSSRILQVIKSIRSFFPRIPLLAGNVVTKEGAKCLIDAGSTVLKVGIGSGSICTTRVIAGVGMPQITAINDVYEYAKRRNVNVISDGGIRYSGDVVKAIAAGASSVMIGSLFAGTDEAPGEEVIFQGRKFKTYVGMGSLIAMKRGSKDRYFQFSEKSVPEGIEAIVPYKGKMKDTIYQICGGLRSGMGYCGVSSITELMKTGKFVRITNSGLKENHPHSVRITKETPNYYLNTRDGI; encoded by the coding sequence ATGTCCTTAAACAAAAAGATTTTAAAAGAGGCTCTAACTTTCGATGATGTTTTGCTTGTTCCTTCCTTTTCTTCAATTCTTCCATCAGAAGTCTCTCTTAAAACTTATCTGACTCCTGATATCTCTCTAAACATTCCCATATTGAGTGCAGCCATGGATACTGTAACTGAATTTTCTTTAGCTATATCTATAGCTAGAGAAGGAGGAATAGGAATCATTCATAAAAATATGAGTATAAAAAATCAATCAGAAGAAGTTTACAGGGTAAAAAGAAGTGAAAGTGGAATGATAGATGATCCTATCACTCTTTCCAGAAATTCTACACTGAAACATGCTCAATATCTTATGAAAAGATATCAAATATCTGGACTTCCTGTTATCGAAAAAGATCATTCATTAGTAGGAATTATTACGAGAAGAGATATCAAATATCGAACAAATTTGGATTCTTTAGTAGAAGAAGTAATGACAAGAGAAAATTTGATTACTTCTAAAAAGAATATTACTCTGGAAAAAGCAAAAAATATTTTATTGAGAGAGAGAATAGAAAAATTGCCTATTGTAGATGATAATAATAAATTGGTAGGGTTAATCACAATTAGAGATATAGATAATTTAATTGAGTACCCTAATGCTTGCAAAGATTCTAGAGGCCGTCTTCGTGTAGGAGCGGCAGTGGGGATAGATAAACAAACTTTAGATAGAGTAGAATCTTTAGTTAAAGTAGGAGCAGATCTCATCACTATAGATTCAGCTCATGGTCATTCTTCTAGGATATTACAAGTTATTAAATCAATTCGTTCTTTTTTTCCAAGAATTCCATTACTAGCAGGTAATGTAGTAACAAAAGAAGGTGCTAAATGTTTAATAGATGCTGGTTCTACTGTTTTAAAAGTAGGAATAGGATCTGGTTCTATTTGTACAACAAGAGTAATAGCTGGAGTAGGAATGCCTCAAATAACAGCCATTAATGATGTGTATGAATACGCAAAGAGAAGAAATGTTAATGTGATTTCTGATGGAGGGATTAGATATTCAGGAGACGTAGTAAAAGCTATTGCTGCAGGGGCTAGTTCTGTGATGATTGGAAGTTTATTTGCAGGGACAGATGAAGCTCCTGGAGAGGAAGTTATTTTTCAAGGAAGAAAATTTAAAACTTATGTTGGAATGGGGTCTTTAATTGCTATGAAAAGAGGAAGTAAAGATCGTTATTTTCAATTTAGTGAAAAATCTGTTCCAGAAGGAATAGAAGCTATAGTTCCTTACAAAGGGAAAATGAAAGATACTATTTATCAAATTTGTGGAGGATTGCGTTCTGGTATGGGATATTGTGGAGTTTCATCCATTACAGAGTTAATGAAAACAGGAAAATTTGTACGAATAACTAATTCAGGGTTAAAAGAAAACCATCCACACAGTGTCAGAATTACAAAAGAAACTCCAAATTATTATCTAAATACCCGGGACGGGATTTGA